The following coding sequences are from one Lolium rigidum isolate FL_2022 chromosome 6, APGP_CSIRO_Lrig_0.1, whole genome shotgun sequence window:
- the LOC124665045 gene encoding cysteine-rich receptor-like protein kinase 43, translated as MYGESSKYDSLESVLHDQCSKPRALPLQFLKDITDNFSYERLLGEGGTGTVYKGVLQSGKIIAVKRLEPSMVCAQSLFENEVHHLMRLNHQNIVQFMGYCYETKKLYENYEGKMVFAESSEMLLCLEYLPKGSLDGYLSDADGSSELDWHTRYKIIQGICNGLHYLHEKIDKSILHLDLKPGNVLLDHNLAPKISDFGLSRLLDQHQTISSPNRVGTFGYMAPEYVHEGTITPKSDIFSLGVIIMELIMGNRNYPSVTGTSSEGFIDLELKKWSKTLEKAQGYTKLEVDCQQIKRCIQIGLICVNPDWTKRPTTTKIIEMFEGLESSDCSKSSEATSSADQISKGLKKHRDNFGVTKEGNLPPKNTLCIEIFGQAERRNPEVGEASVFHAMVVDCQRGKLQYLENRVALARIMFPREARVAMDIAQVDSTLEFTLQSSVNLLRRTQRRTIDLNKTPFQMKDEHLARIRDLSKTVELGKRFFPRCSSLLDKVMDETEPASLGIGRDTPSVKRKFQDLQYLLLKAFKDDKEEFDRSVLLTSCRCPLDQGV; from the exons ATGTACGGCGAGTCTAGCAAATATGATAGCCTGGAGAGCGTACTGCATGATCAATGTTCAAAACCACGCGCTCTACCATTACAGTTTTTGAAAGACATCACAGACAACTTCTCGTATGAGCGACTACTTGGTGAAGGTGGTACTGGCACGGTATACAAG GGTGTACTACAAAGTGGGAAAATAATAGCTGTGAAGAGGCTAGAACCATCAATGGTGTGCGCTCAGAGCTTATTTGAGAATGAGGTTCATCATCTTATGAGGCTTAATCACCAAAATATTGTTCAATTTATGGGTTACTGCTATGAAACAAAGAAGTTATATGAAAATTACGAAGGGAAGATGGTTTTTGCTGAGAGCTCAGAAATGTTGCTCTGCTTGGAGTATCTTCCTAAAGGAAGCCTTGATGGGTATCTTTCAG ATGCAGATGGATCCTCTGAACTTGATTGGCACACGCGGTACAAAATAATTCAGGGGATTTGCAATGGTTTGCACTACCTTCATGAGAAAATTGATAAGTCTATTCTTCACTTGGACCTAAAGCCTGGGAATGTATTACTTGATCACAATTTGGCACCGAAAATTTCTGATTTTGGGCTTTCCAGACTGCTTGATCAGCATCAAACTATTTCTAGTCCAAATCGTGTTGGTACATT TGGCTACATGGCACCGGAATACGTCCATGAAGGTACAATCACACCTAAGTCAGACATATTCAGCCTGGGTGTGATAATCATGGAGCTAATAATGGGAAACAGGAACTACCCAAGTGTTACTGGAACATCTTCAGAGGGATTTATTGATCTT GAACTTAAAAAATGGAGTAAGACGCTGGAGAAAGCACAGGGTTACACAAAGCTAGAAGTAGATTGCCAACAAATAAAAAGATGCATTCAGATAGGTCTAATATGCGTGAATCCTGACTGGACCAAAAGAcctacaacaacaaaaattatcGAGATGTTTGAAGGATTGGAAAGTTCGGATTGTAGCAAAAGCAGTGAGGCAACCTCATCAGCAGATCAG ATCTCAAAGGGACTCAAAAAGCACAGGGATAACTTTGGGGTTACTAAAGAAGGAAATCTACCTCCTAAAAATACATTATGTATCGAGATTTTTGGGCAAGCAGAAAGAAGGAATCCAGAAGTTGGAGAAGCATCAGTTTTTCATGCAATGGTTGTTGACTGTCAACGCGGAAAGTTACAGTACCTTGAAAACCGAG TTGCTTTGGCGAGGATAATGTTTCCGAGGGAGGCCAGAGTAGCAATGGACATTGCTCAAGTGGATAGTACTTTGGAATTTACCCTTCAGTCTAGTGTAAATCTGCTTCGGAGGACACAACGGCGAACCATTGATCTAAATAAAACTCCTTTCCAAATGAAGGATGAGCACTTAGCTCGGATCAGAGATCTTTCCAAAACAG TTGAACTCGGCAAACGCTTCTTCCCACGCTGTTCCAGTTTGCTGGACAAGGTGATGGATGAAACTGAACCAGCTTCCCTTGGAATTGGAAGAGATACGCCCAGCGTGAAGAGGAAGTTTCAGGATCTGCAGTACTTGCTTCTGAAGGCCTTTAAGGATGACAAGGAGGAATTTGACAGGTCGGTCCTTTTAACTTCTTGTCGATGTCCATTGGACCAAGGAGTTTGA